The Corynebacterium confusum genome has a window encoding:
- a CDS encoding ABC transporter substrate-binding protein — protein sequence MTFQGRRSASLVLAATLLSGCAAGHTAVVDPAPAGQAADALTVATTSPATSLDFTTVGGAAIPAALMNNVYETLVAIDSETGEVVPQLATDWEVSADGTHYVFQLRRGVRFSNGSPFNAETAAFSLDYVKNHWSNALSSQMDVVASARATGDYELTVDLHQRSNSWLWQLDTTVGAMMTPNGVDQLASRPVGTGPYAVSKFSPNEFVALDPRDDYWGTPAAQPVTISYFPDSLTALNALRSGGADVVWAVQSPELLDDLPDGIEKHVGTTNGEVLLSLNNQAAPFDDPRVRQAVAYAIDRQAASEILFGGLATDTGAAPVAPTDPWFTGEDYYPLDPQRARQLLHDAGAVGAPITITVPTLPYAQTAAELIYSQLTEVGFDVRLESAEFPAVWLGQVMGAHDYQVSLVSHVEPRDLTTLFGSPDYYLGYDSPRVRELFAAADTAATPEGFRALTSQAVDQIMAEAGAVTLMNMPNIVLSRPGVTGLRPDMVTDSVDLTEVSAR from the coding sequence ATGACTTTCCAAGGCCGACGCAGCGCGTCGCTGGTACTCGCCGCCACCCTGCTCTCCGGGTGCGCGGCCGGTCATACCGCCGTCGTCGACCCAGCCCCCGCCGGCCAGGCCGCCGATGCCCTCACCGTCGCCACCACCTCCCCCGCCACGTCCCTGGACTTCACCACCGTCGGCGGCGCGGCCATCCCCGCCGCCCTGATGAACAACGTCTACGAGACCCTGGTGGCCATCGATTCCGAGACCGGCGAAGTCGTTCCCCAGCTCGCCACCGACTGGGAGGTCTCCGCCGACGGCACCCACTACGTCTTCCAGCTGCGCCGGGGCGTGCGTTTTTCCAACGGCTCGCCCTTCAATGCCGAGACCGCCGCCTTCAGCCTGGACTACGTCAAAAACCACTGGTCGAATGCCCTGTCCTCGCAGATGGACGTGGTGGCCAGCGCCCGCGCGACCGGCGACTACGAGCTCACCGTCGACCTCCACCAGCGCTCCAACAGCTGGCTGTGGCAGCTGGACACCACCGTCGGCGCGATGATGACGCCTAACGGCGTGGACCAGCTCGCCAGCCGCCCCGTCGGCACCGGCCCCTACGCCGTGAGCAAGTTCAGCCCAAACGAATTCGTAGCGCTTGACCCCCGCGACGACTACTGGGGCACCCCGGCCGCCCAGCCGGTCACGATTAGCTACTTCCCGGATTCGCTGACCGCCCTCAACGCACTGCGCTCCGGCGGGGCAGACGTGGTCTGGGCCGTCCAGTCGCCGGAGCTACTCGACGACTTGCCGGACGGCATCGAAAAGCACGTCGGCACCACCAACGGCGAGGTGCTGCTGTCGCTGAACAACCAGGCCGCCCCCTTCGACGACCCGCGGGTGCGCCAGGCCGTGGCCTATGCCATCGACCGCCAGGCCGCCAGCGAGATCCTCTTCGGCGGGCTGGCCACCGACACCGGCGCCGCCCCGGTGGCACCCACCGACCCCTGGTTCACCGGCGAGGACTACTACCCCCTCGACCCGCAGCGGGCGCGCCAGCTGCTCCACGATGCCGGAGCCGTCGGCGCCCCCATCACCATCACCGTGCCCACCCTGCCTTACGCGCAGACCGCCGCCGAGCTCATCTACTCGCAGCTCACGGAGGTTGGCTTCGACGTGCGGCTAGAGTCCGCGGAATTCCCCGCGGTGTGGCTGGGCCAGGTCATGGGCGCCCACGACTACCAGGTTTCGCTGGTCTCCCACGTCGAGCCGCGCGATCTGACCACCCTGTTCGGCAGCCCGGACTACTACCTAGGATACGATTCTCCGCGCGTGCGCGAGCTTTTCGCCGCCGCCGATACCGCCGCAACCCCCGAAGGATTCCGCGCGCTGACCTCCCAGGCCGTCGACCAGATCATGGCCGAGGCCGGCGCCGTAACACTGATGAACATGCCCAATATCGTGCTCAGCCGCCCCGGCGTAACCGGGCTGCGCCCCGACATGGTCACCGACTCCGTGGATCTGACGGAGGTGAGCGCGCGGTGA
- a CDS encoding ABC transporter permease, translating to MRAVGIVKLVGRYVFVLAVASVVIFAMMRAVPGNPARVALGINATDDAVAELSATLGLDKPLITQYADWMGGLLRGDFGVSLASQTSITAQVLDRAQVSLILVGLALLLALAIAVPLGGASARYPGLSVLSQLGIALPNFLVGLLLISAFGRWLPAGGWVPPNQGFGDFVAHLILPVVSLALVQAAMLTRYVRAAVREVMGQDYIRTARALGASPTQALLRHGLRNAALPVLTVAGVQLTTLVIGAVVIESVFVVPGLGSMLLDAVANRDLTTVQTLVMLLVAFTLTVNLLVDVAYRLIDPRLARARAGARPSAREAT from the coding sequence GTGAGGGCAGTCGGCATCGTAAAGCTGGTGGGCCGCTACGTCTTCGTGCTGGCGGTGGCCAGCGTGGTCATCTTCGCCATGATGCGAGCGGTGCCGGGCAACCCGGCCCGCGTGGCGCTGGGTATCAACGCCACCGACGACGCCGTCGCCGAGCTCAGCGCCACCCTGGGCCTGGACAAGCCGCTTATCACCCAATACGCGGACTGGATGGGTGGGCTGCTGCGCGGCGATTTCGGCGTCTCGCTGGCCTCGCAAACCTCCATTACCGCCCAGGTGCTCGATCGCGCGCAGGTCTCGCTAATCCTGGTGGGGCTAGCGCTGCTGTTGGCGCTGGCCATCGCGGTGCCGCTGGGGGGTGCCAGCGCGCGCTACCCGGGCCTGTCGGTGCTGAGCCAGCTGGGCATCGCGCTGCCGAACTTCCTGGTCGGCCTGCTGCTCATCAGCGCCTTCGGGCGCTGGCTGCCCGCCGGCGGGTGGGTGCCGCCCAACCAGGGCTTCGGCGATTTCGTGGCGCACCTTATCCTGCCGGTGGTCTCGCTGGCGCTGGTGCAGGCGGCCATGTTGACCCGGTACGTGCGCGCCGCCGTCCGCGAGGTCATGGGGCAGGACTATATCCGCACCGCCCGGGCGTTGGGGGCCTCGCCCACCCAGGCGCTTCTCCGCCACGGCCTGCGCAACGCGGCCCTGCCCGTGCTGACCGTCGCCGGGGTGCAGCTGACCACGCTGGTCATCGGCGCCGTGGTCATCGAATCCGTCTTCGTGGTCCCCGGCCTGGGCAGCATGCTTCTCGATGCCGTCGCCAACCGCGATCTCACCACCGTCCAGACGCTGGTCATGCTCCTGGTCGCCTTCACCCTGACGGTGAACCTGCTCGTCGACGTGGCCTACCGCCTGATTGATCCGCGCCTGGCGCGCGCCCGCGCCGGCGCCCGCCCCAGTGCCAGGGAGGCCACGTAA
- a CDS encoding ABC transporter permease, producing MQKYLGAVLVAIPVILALVSLVWTPYPPDLADTAARLVGPGADHLLGTDRFGRDVAARIMVGSQVTLLVGVLAVGTAAIVGVPLGVMAGMGYGDWLIMRGSDLVLAFPALLLAIVAGAVWGPSTITAVVAIGIAGIPAFARVARSGTLQVIHQDYIASARVSGVSAPRIALRHVLPNIRGLIIVQASVYFALAVLAEAALSYLGLGTAPPAASWGRMLQDSQTLMSTAPWLVWAPGLAIAVTVLGFNLLGDGLRDAWDPKEDA from the coding sequence ATGCAGAAGTACTTAGGCGCCGTCCTGGTGGCCATCCCCGTCATATTGGCGCTGGTGTCGCTGGTATGGACGCCCTACCCGCCGGACCTGGCCGACACGGCCGCCCGCTTGGTCGGCCCCGGCGCCGACCACCTGCTGGGCACCGACCGGTTTGGCCGCGACGTAGCCGCGCGCATCATGGTCGGCTCCCAGGTCACGCTGCTGGTTGGCGTGCTCGCGGTCGGCACCGCGGCGATAGTGGGCGTGCCGCTGGGAGTGATGGCCGGCATGGGCTACGGCGACTGGCTTATCATGCGCGGCTCCGACCTGGTGCTCGCCTTCCCGGCGCTGCTGCTGGCGATTGTCGCCGGCGCGGTGTGGGGGCCGTCGACGATCACGGCGGTGGTGGCCATCGGCATCGCGGGCATCCCGGCGTTCGCGCGCGTGGCCCGCTCCGGCACACTGCAGGTCATCCACCAGGACTACATCGCCTCCGCCCGGGTCTCCGGCGTGTCCGCGCCGCGGATCGCGCTGCGCCACGTGCTGCCGAATATCCGCGGGCTCATCATCGTCCAGGCCTCCGTCTACTTCGCGCTAGCCGTGCTGGCCGAGGCCGCCCTGTCCTACCTGGGGCTGGGCACTGCTCCCCCGGCCGCGTCCTGGGGACGGATGCTGCAGGACTCGCAGACGCTGATGAGCACCGCACCGTGGCTGGTGTGGGCGCCGGGCCTGGCCATCGCTGTGACAGTGCTGGGCTTCAACCTGCTAGGCGACGGGCTGCGCGACGCCTGGGATCCGAAGGAGGACGCATGA
- a CDS encoding ATP-binding cassette domain-containing protein: MTLLAIEGLCVGDGLVDDVTLHLDRGQRLGLIGESGSGKSLTALSVMGLHDLPVAGSIRFDGQEVVGLADKRHRRLRGDRMAMIFQEPMSALDPLMTIGRQLRLAGGRPEMLEKVLLPASAARRYPFELSGGQRQRMLIAMAMARTPDLLICDEPTTALDATTQAEVLDLIDALAAEHGTAVLFITHDLRVAQRMCSQIAVLRDGAIVEAGEHVLDRPQHPYTQQLVRASRLPAGDAAPSRQDPVIALESVTKTFGGAAAVEGVDLAVPRGGRVGVVGGSGSGKTTVLKLIAGLERPDSGFVRVDGRVQMVFQDPQGSLNPRLTVGRSIAEGGAGPEAVVRVLEQVGLKASDASRYPHEFSGGQRQRISIARAVVGRPDIVLADEAVSALDVSVRRQVLDLFDSLIDAYDLTVVFISHDLSVIRYLCPTVVVMHEGRVVEAGPTAEVWENPQHDYTRELLAAVEDSSV, from the coding sequence ATGACTTTGCTTGCCATCGAGGGCCTGTGCGTGGGCGACGGGCTCGTCGACGACGTCACCCTGCACCTAGACCGCGGCCAGCGCCTGGGCCTTATCGGCGAGTCCGGTTCCGGCAAGTCTTTAACCGCCCTGTCGGTGATGGGCCTGCACGACCTGCCCGTTGCCGGCAGCATCCGTTTCGACGGCCAGGAGGTGGTGGGGCTGGCGGATAAGCGGCATCGGCGGCTGCGGGGCGACCGGATGGCGATGATCTTCCAGGAGCCCATGAGCGCGCTGGATCCGTTGATGACCATCGGCCGGCAGCTGCGCCTGGCCGGGGGCCGGCCGGAGATGCTGGAGAAGGTGCTGCTGCCGGCATCGGCGGCGCGGCGCTACCCCTTCGAGCTCTCCGGCGGGCAGCGGCAGCGCATGCTCATTGCCATGGCGATGGCGCGAACACCTGACCTGCTCATCTGCGACGAGCCGACCACCGCCCTGGACGCGACCACGCAGGCCGAGGTCCTCGATCTTATCGACGCCTTGGCCGCCGAGCACGGCACCGCCGTGCTGTTTATCACCCACGACCTGCGGGTGGCACAGCGGATGTGCTCGCAGATTGCGGTGCTGCGCGACGGGGCAATCGTCGAAGCCGGCGAGCACGTGTTGGACCGCCCACAGCACCCGTACACCCAGCAGCTCGTGCGCGCCTCGCGGCTGCCGGCCGGCGATGCCGCCCCCTCCCGTCAGGACCCCGTCATCGCGTTGGAGTCGGTCACCAAGACCTTCGGCGGCGCGGCGGCGGTCGAGGGCGTCGACCTGGCGGTGCCGCGGGGCGGGCGCGTCGGGGTGGTCGGTGGCTCCGGGTCCGGCAAGACGACGGTGCTCAAGCTGATTGCGGGGTTGGAGCGCCCCGACAGCGGTTTCGTGCGTGTGGACGGGCGCGTGCAGATGGTCTTCCAGGATCCGCAGGGCTCGCTCAACCCGCGGCTGACGGTGGGGCGTTCCATCGCCGAGGGCGGCGCCGGTCCCGAGGCGGTCGTCCGCGTACTCGAGCAGGTGGGTTTGAAAGCAAGCGATGCCTCCCGCTACCCCCACGAGTTCTCCGGCGGGCAGCGCCAGCGCATCTCGATTGCGCGCGCCGTGGTGGGCCGGCCCGATATCGTGCTCGCTGACGAGGCCGTCTCCGCGCTGGACGTGTCCGTGCGCCGGCAGGTGCTGGATCTGTTCGACTCGCTCATCGATGCCTACGATCTCACCGTCGTCTTCATCTCCCACGACTTGTCGGTGATTCGCTACCTCTGCCCCACCGTGGTGGTCATGCACGAAGGCCGCGTCGTCGAGGCCGGGCCGACGGCCGAGGTATGGGAGAACCCGCAGCATGACTACACGCGCGAGTTGCTGGCCGCGGTGGAGGATTCCTCGGTTTAG
- a CDS encoding HNH endonuclease signature motif containing protein: MTATTAMDTLKAAHSIFADGIQYLDLCRQLSLPALKAVMSDMAAAAHHRACQTFFGHTAFTRKQAAARRGAAESGHHLDTLLVLDSAFRRVRSKRDGWDMLIELCNTPGTTKQLRRLANQKVLELNRPAPPAEGVRVTRRKDGPSTFSVTGDPELVENLWASIKTIPDVEALFSGGLEKQPKATHVVISLPDWVRILAGDGDEITLQLTNGTTMTGAEYVRQCLLDAGLATLVDPRRGPVNQYRYQRHASPKQKDMAKAETTTCAWPNCRKPADECQVHHIHPWADGGETNQENLTLLCEFHNSWNDDDPAYPRHGRINRRDGRVTWDPPWSSG; this comes from the coding sequence ATGACAGCAACGACAGCCATGGACACATTGAAAGCAGCACACTCCATCTTCGCGGACGGGATCCAGTATTTGGACCTGTGCCGCCAGCTGAGCCTGCCCGCTTTGAAGGCTGTCATGTCGGACATGGCCGCGGCCGCGCACCACCGTGCCTGCCAGACGTTTTTCGGGCACACGGCCTTTACCCGCAAGCAGGCCGCCGCCCGCCGGGGCGCCGCGGAATCCGGCCACCACCTCGACACCCTGCTGGTGCTCGATAGCGCTTTCCGCCGGGTGCGCAGCAAGCGCGATGGGTGGGACATGCTCATCGAACTGTGCAACACCCCCGGCACCACCAAACAGCTAAGACGCCTAGCCAACCAAAAGGTCCTAGAACTCAACCGCCCGGCACCACCAGCCGAAGGTGTGCGGGTGACCCGCCGCAAGGATGGACCGAGTACTTTTTCTGTCACCGGGGATCCGGAGCTGGTGGAAAACCTCTGGGCCTCAATTAAAACCATCCCGGATGTCGAGGCCTTGTTCAGTGGAGGCTTGGAGAAGCAGCCGAAGGCCACGCACGTGGTGATCTCCCTTCCTGACTGGGTGCGCATCCTTGCCGGTGATGGGGATGAGATCACCCTGCAGCTGACCAACGGAACAACCATGACCGGGGCCGAATACGTCCGCCAGTGTCTCCTAGACGCAGGCCTAGCCACGCTGGTGGACCCTAGGCGCGGCCCAGTCAACCAATACCGCTACCAGCGCCACGCCTCACCGAAGCAGAAGGACATGGCCAAGGCGGAGACCACCACGTGTGCGTGGCCGAACTGTAGGAAACCAGCCGATGAGTGCCAGGTCCACCACATCCACCCCTGGGCCGACGGCGGAGAAACCAACCAAGAAAACCTCACCTTGTTGTGCGAGTTCCACAATTCATGGAACGACGACGACCCCGCCTACCCCAGGCACGGCAGGATAAACCGCCGCGATGGCAGGGTGACGTGGGACCCGCCCTGGAGCAGCGGCTGA